One genomic segment of Suncus etruscus isolate mSunEtr1 chromosome 15, mSunEtr1.pri.cur, whole genome shotgun sequence includes these proteins:
- the C15H22orf31 gene encoding LOW QUALITY PROTEIN: uncharacterized protein C22orf31 homolog (The sequence of the model RefSeq protein was modified relative to this genomic sequence to represent the inferred CDS: deleted 2 bases in 2 codons; substituted 2 bases at 2 genomic stop codons), whose product MRHNPSIPTYQLWQSILLKRLXDCYVDTPALTNILSARACANQNVSGLSPCFPSSWEVVIINNPLIVSLFSLVKLVLRXQLKEKCLPASQTFGKGRKFKGEKSNRRPAVTQAPPQDIGTTAGQGGVLLPQRLTVCRAQAGEGSSRGTVP is encoded by the exons ATGAGACACAACCCCAGCATCCCCACGTACCAACTTTGGCAGTCTATCTTACTCAAAAGACTTTAAGACTGTTATGTGGACACACCAGCTCTCACCAACATCTTGTCAGCCAGAGCGTGTGCAAACCAG AATGTCAGTGGCCTCTCACCATGTTTCCCCTCTTCCTGGGAAGTTGTC ATAATCAATAATCCATTAATTGTGAGCTTGTTCTCTCTGGTTAAGCTGGTGCTCAGATGACAACTAAAGGAGAAATGCCTTCCAGCATCACAAACATTTGGAAAA GGAAGAAAgttcaaaggggaaaaaagtaatAGGCGGCCGGCTGTCACCCAAGCGCCACCCCAGGACATTGGGACCACAGCCGGGCAGGGCGGAGTGTTGCTTCCGCAGAGACTCACA GTGTGCCGGGCACAGGCGGGAGAGGGCAGCTCCCGAGGGACTGTACCTTAG